TGTTCGACGGCACGCCGGTGCGCACGGCGGCCGAGTGGCGCGAGCGGCGGCGGCCGGAGCTGATCAAACTCTTCGAGTGGTATATGTACGGCGCGGCACCCGCGGCGCCGCAGGTCGAAGCTTCGACGGATTCGGTCGATGAAGTTCTCGACGGCAAGGCGCGGATGAAACAGGTGACGATCACTTTTGGGCCGTCGGCCGAAAAGCGCGCCGGACGGATCAACCTGCTTCTGTTCGTGCCGGCGGGCAAGAAGCAGCCGGCGCCCGTGTTCCTGGGCTTGAACTTTCGTGGCAATCACATGGTGCTCGCGCACCCCGCGATTCACCTGCCGAGGTTGTGGATGCCCAGCGGACCAGGCATGGTCGACAATCGTGCGACCGAGGCGGGGCGTGGTCTGGAAGCGCCGCATTGGCCGCTGGAAAAAGTGATCGAGCGCGGCTACGCCGTGGCCACCTTCTATCATGGCGACATAAAGCTCGATAAGCCGACGTGGGACGACGGTACTCCGTCGCTGTACTTTCAGCCGGGCCAAACGGCGCCGGCCGAGCATGAATGGGGAACGATCGCCGCTTGGGCCTGGGGATTGAGCCGGGCGGTTGATTATCTTTCGACCGATCCCGATATCGACGCCCGCCGCATCGCGGTGTTCGGTCATTCGCGCAACGGCAAAACGGCTCTCCTGGCCGGCGCGCTCGATGAGCGGATCGCGCTCGTGATCCCTTCGCAGGCCGGCTGTGGTGGCACGTCACCCAGCCGCGGCACGGTGGGTGAATCGGTGGAGCGCATCAACACCGTGTTTCCTCATTGGTTCGACGGCACGTTCAAGAAGTTCAACAAGGCCACCAGCAAATTGCCCTTCGACCAGCATTGCCTGATGGCACTCGTGGCGCCGCGGCCGCTGCTTTTGACCAACGCCACCGGTGACCAGTGGGCCAACCCGACGGGCCAGTTCGAAATGCTCAAGGCGGCCGAGCCGGTTTTCAAGTTGCTGGGAACCGAAGGGTGCGGCGCCGCCGAAATGCCACCGGAGAACGAGCTCGTGAACACGCATCTCGGCTATTTCATCCGGCCGGGCAAGCACGACATGAGCCCCGTCGAGTGGGCGCAATGGCTCGATTTCGCGGACAAGCATTTGCCAAAGTAAATGCTCGTCCGCGCGACGTTCGTGCCACGGTATATGAACTTTCTGTTTCTTAGAACGTGTCTTCAAATGTATTTTTTACGTGCCAGGCGGCGTGACATGAGGCTGATCATGGCGATGTAGATCATGGCCTCGCTGGTCTCGGTGTTGCGTTCGTAGTCGCGGGCGTGGCGGCGGTAACGGACGAGCCATGCGAAAGTGCGTTCGACGATCCACCGCTTGGGGAGCACGACGAAACCCTTGGCGTGCATGGGACGTAGCACCGTTTGCAGGATCCAACCAAAGGTCGTGCGGACCCATTCCGGCAAGCCGTCGCGGGCATAAGCGCTGTCGGCGAAGGCGACTTTCAGGCGTTGGCAGTGTTGGCTCAGGCAGGCGAACACAAAGTGCGCTCCCTCTTGATCTTGCCAATACGCTCCATGCACGACTACGGCCCACAACAATCCCAGCGTATCGACCGCCAAGTGCCGCTTGCGACCGGTGATCTTTTTGCCGGCGTCGTAGCCACGCTCCTCACCTCCTTCGGCGGTACGCACCGACTGGCTGTCGATTATGGCCACCGTGGGCGTGCTCTGTTTGCCCGCCGCCCGACGTACGCGTTGCCGCAGGCAATCGTGAATCTGCTGCCACACTCCTGCCTTACGCCAACGCCAGAACACCGTGTAGACCGTCCGCCATTTGGGAAAGTCGAGCGGCAACTGCCGCCACTGACAGCCCGTGCGAACCACGTACAGGATCGCATCAATGATGTCTCGTCGGTCAATCGGTGGTCGACCACGCTTCTTACGCTTGGGCAGCAGCGGGCGAATCAATTGCCATTGTTCGTCCGTCAGGTCGCTGGGATAATTCGCGCACATCGTTACGGCTCCGTCTTCCTTGACTTGAGAACCAAGAGGGCGGAGTCGTAACGGTTTTCATCCTTTCATGCAATTTGAAGACACGGTCTTAGCACCCCTGATTAGAGCCTGTCATGTCTGCACGCCACGATGGCCGCCGTCCGAACGAGATTCGCGCACCCAAGATCAAACGCCGCTACACGCAGGCCGCCGCGGGCAGCGTGCTCTACCAGGCCGGCCGCACGACCGTGCTATGTACGGCCAGCATCGACGAACAGGTGCCGCCCTGGATGAAAGGGCAGGGGCGCGGCTGGGTTACCGCGGAGTACAACATGCTGCCCGGCAGTACCAGTCCGCGCAAACGCCGTGAGCGCGACGGCAAGATCGACGGCCGCACGAGCGAAATCCAGCGCCTGATCGGACGCAGCATGCGCGCCATTGCCGACCTGGGCGCGCTGGGCGAACGCACGATCGCGCTGGATTGCGATGTTCTGGAAGCCGACGGCGGTACTCGTACCGCTTCGATCACGGGCGCTTTCATCGCCCTCGTTGACGCGTTGCACACGCTGCGCGATCGGCTCGATCCGGCACGCCCGGTGCTGACCGACAGCGTCGCCGCGGTCAGCGTGGGGATCGTCGACGGCCGGGCACTCTTGGACCTGGACTATGTCGAAGACGTCGACGCTGAAGTCGATATGAACGTCGTCATGACCGGCGGCGGCCGTTTCGTCGAGCTGCAGGGGACAGGCGAAGAGGCCACGTTCAGCGAGAAGGAACTGGCGACGCTCGTTAAGCTGGCTCGCACGGGCATCGCCGAATTGCACGGCTTGCAGCGCGCCGCGCTCGGCAAGCAATGGCCGCTGGCGCGATAAGTAATACATCCACAGTGTTCATGCCGCCCGAGCGGCACCCGAAGGCATGAAAATATGCGTTGGCGGTTATGTTTCGACGTTCGCTTCCGGGCGATTTACTGAGCAGATTTCGCAGATGACGCAGCTTTCAAAAACCGATGGACCGCGCTCGTTGCGCATGAGCGCGCATCGAAACGGTAGCTGGGTGCCACTGGTGGCTTGTCCACCAGTGCAGAATGCCACCCAAGCACTGGTCGACAAGCGGCCAGTGGCACCGCCGGTTCGCGAATATGTGCGACAGGCTCTAGGCTTGCCCGAATCGATTCCACTCGTCGCGGGCGTATTTCTGCGAGACGAGCGCGGTCGTGCGGTCGCGCGGCCAGTCCTCGAACGGTTCTGTCGCTTGCCAGGCGTTTCGTAGCGCCGCGCGGAGTTGCGCGCGCGTCGCCGGCAGATTGCTTACGAACGTCGCGTGGGGGCGCCCCTGACGATAATCGGGCTCGCGCGGCGGATGCTTCAAGCAACGCGAGATCAGTTCCAGATCGAAATCAAACAAGAGCGTGCCGTGATACAACAAGTGCCGCCGCTTGACGCGCAGGCTGTTGCCGGAGAATTTCTTTGCCGCCGCGTGCGCGGTGTGTTGCGCGTCACCGGCCGGCCGCGACGCGACTTCCATGGCCAAATCACTTGTGCCGCAGCGGGCCGCCACTGGGGCAATGTCCTTCAGGCCCTCGATCAAGCGCCGTAGCACGAAGCCATGCGCCGCGTCGACCGATTTCAGCTCCGCGCGCGTTTCGGTTGACAACACCACGGCGTACATCAGGCATCCCGGGCCGGTGATGATCGCGGCGCCGCCGCTCGTGCGTCGTACGACGGGGATGCCCAGTCGCTGGCAGTGCTGCAGGTCGACCTCGACCTCGGGGCGCGACGAACGCCCGATCACGACCAGGGGGCTCGGGGGTTCCCACAGGCGCAACAGCTCGCTGGCGCCCGGCCGGGCTTCGGCCTCTTCGAGCAATGCCTCGTCGAGTGCCACGTTTTCGGTGGCGGTGGGCAGAGTCAGATCAAGCAAGAACATGCGTTATATCCGGTCGGAGCTGGGCGAGCCGTGGGCGCGGCTTGACGGAATGGACCTGCCACCTAAACTCTGAATATCACGTGGCTGCCCGCCGAGCGACAGGCTACCGCGTCGCTTTTGCGATGCCAATCGCGGCATCGCAGCTTTTCCTCTACTGCGCGCGGCGCATGCCGCATGGCCGAACCTGTGAATTCTTCAGACAGTGCTAACGGGTCAGGCGGGCCGTCGCCTCCCGACCATGGCTTGCCGCCGGTCGAGCCCCCTAGCGCGCGGTTTATCCTGCAATTATTCGTCGTGCCGGCGGTGATCGTCATCCTCATCGTGATGGTGTGGATGTTGTTCAATTGGCTGGCGCAAATGGGCTCGGACCCGACCAAGTATGTCGCGGCGCTGCGCTCGAATAGCAAGGCGCGCTGGCAGGCCGCCGCCAGCCTGGCCGATATTTTGAATGATAAGCGCAACGTGGAACTGAAACGCGATCCGCGGCTGGCCCAGGACCTGGCCTCTCTCCTGACGGATGAGCTGAAAGAGCCCAACGAGGGGGAAGAGCAGGAGATGTTGGAAATCTACCTGTGCCGGGCGCTGGGCGAATTTTCCGTTCCCGAGGCCGTGCCGGCGCTCTTGGAAGCGGCTGCGCGCACCCGGCCCGAGGATATCGCCGTGCGGCGTGCGGCGCTGGAGGGCTTGACGGTGTTGGCGTCGCATCTGGCCATTGCCGAAACGCCGTATGAAGCGCAGGTGGATCAGGCCTTGGCCTCGGCCGCCTCCGACCAGGATGCGCAGATACGCTCGGTCGCCGCCTTCGCGCTGGGTGTGCTGGGGGACAAAGCGTCTCTGGAACATTTACGGCAGATGCTCTCGGACACTTATCCTGACGTCCGCTACAACGCCGCCACCGGCCTGGCACGCTGCCATGATGCGGCCGGAATGGAGGTGATCCTGGAGATGCTCGACCCCGAGGAGCAAAAGTCCCTGAAGCTCGAGTCCGCGGAGGAGTCGCGCGAATTCAAACGGGCCTTGATCGCCGAAAACGGCTTGCAGGCCGCATTGGCGCTCTTCGAGCACTTGCCCGAGGCCGATCGTCGGAAGCTGCACGAGGCGATCGAGCGATTGGCCGACAAGGAGCAGCCGGCCGACATTCGGTTGAAGGCGACCGAAGTGCTGCGGCGGCTCGACGAGGGTAGCGTTAAGGCTCCGGCCGCCTAGGGTAAAAACCCTGGATCGCACATCTTGCTAATCGCTCGCGTACGCTGCTTGTCTTTGGTTGGCAAGCCTGCTAGCGGCCGAGTTTGACGATTTTTCCGCAAGCGCAAATTGCGCAAGATTTTCGGCCGCGCGGAATATGTGGATGTCGGTTAGCGCGGACGAAGTTCTTTAGCGAAATTTCTCGCGCGCAAGTCGCTGTCGCGTTGATACTTCGCAGTGCCAGCGCGCGCCATGTCAAACTTTTCTGTTTGCAGACTCCTTAATATTCAGCCACATTCTGGTGAGGTAGTCTTTTCGCGACACGTGGCGTGGTGTTTTGGACGCGTGTTGCGAAATTTGCGATCGTCGCCCGAATCGCCGAGGGCACGACGTACATTTCGACGGGGCATTTCGACGGGGAAAATCTTTTTTGGCCAGTGTGGGACCGATCATGAAACTCGCGCAAACTTTCCTTGCCAGCCTGGCGCTTGTCGGCGCGGTGAACGCCAATGCCTTGGCGCAGTGCTGCCAGACTTTCCGGCTCGAATACCAGACGGTGTTCGAAGAGCGGCAAGCGACCGCCTATCGCATCGGCTACGAGACGGTCTACGACGAGCGGCAGGTCACGAGCTACCGCCCGGTTTGGGAAACCGAGATGCGCGAGCGGCGTTATAGCGTCGCCCGGCCGGTCATCGAGACCAGCGAGCGCGAAGAGCGCTACACGGTGCTGAAGCCGGTCTGGGAAACCTCGATGCGCGACGCCAGCTACAACGTCGTCCGCGACGTTTATGAGACCAGCGAACGCGAAGAGCGATACATCGTGCAGCGCCCCGTGACCGAAATGCACGAGCGCGAAGAGCGTTACATCGTGCAGCGCCCGGTCACCGAGACCTTGGAGCGCGACGAGGTTTACACGGTGAACGTTCCGGTCACCACGTACCGGGCGGTGACCGTCGACCAGGGGAATTTCGTCGAGCAGCAAACGGTCGTTCCCGGCCGTGTCACGAATAAGTTGCACTGGGTGCCGGGCGCGTGCGTGCCCGATCCCGCCACCGGCACTTCGCAGTACATGAAGCCCGGTTTGATGTGGGTGCCGCAAAAGCAGCCCGACACGGTGACCGTCAACCGCGTCTGGCAACCGAATATCGTCACGCAGCAGATTCCGCAGACCTGCATGGTGCCGCAGCAGCAAGTGCGCAAGGTGCCGTTCCAAGTGTGCCGCATGGTGAACGAAGAAGTGGTCCGCAAGGTGCCGTTCCAGGTGTGCCGCATGGTGGCCGAGGAACAGGTGCGCAAAGTGCCGGTCACGGTTTGCCGGCAAGTGACCGAGCGCGTCGAGCGCCAGGTGCCGGTGCAGACCTGCAAGATGGTGCCCGAGCTGATCGTGCGCAAGATTCCCGTGCAGACGACGCGGATGGTGTGCGAAGAGCGCGTGGACCAGGTCCCGGTGCAGGTGTGCAAAATGGTGTGCGAGCAGCGCACCATCCAAGTGCCGCGCTGCGTCGAAACGCGCACGCCGGTCGTGTACACGTATCGCGTGCCGCGCACGATCTGCTGCAAGGTGCCGATCGTCGATCCTTGTTGCAACCCGTGCGGTGGGTGCGATAGCTGCGGCGGCGCGCCGATGGGCGTGATGGCTCCGCCGCCGCCTCCCACCGGCACGTTCGTCCCGTCGGCTCCGGCGCCCGCGCCGGCCCCGGCTCAGTCGGGCAAGACCTTCGAATCGCCTGCGCCCGCGCCGTCCCACCAGAACGGCAACGGCGCGCGTCGGGCGCCGTCGATCGGTCCCGAGGACAGCGTGCCGGAACCGCAGTTCAATCAACCCGGCAGCAACTTTGAAAAGGAGCCCGCGAACTCGGATTCGAGCACGGGCACAACCGGCACGGCGCGTACGAAGGAAGTGGTCAATCGCGACCGCACGACCTAAGGCTTGCATCAGAAGTGAAATGGGTGCCACGGGTGGCTAGTCCACCAGTGCGGCTCCTCAAGCGAATCTGCATCACGGGACATGAGCTGAGACAGCTCATGTCCCGTTATTTTTGCGCACGTTCGTCAGGCACGATCAGCCGCACCGGCGCGCCGCCAGGATTAAGCTTCACCTCGATGCGTGGCGGACGGCTGGCACCGTCGAGCGTCGCCCAGTAGTCGCCGACGCCGGTGCTGAGGCCTTCGAACGTGAAGCGGCCTTCGGCGTTGGTTTGCGTGCCGGGCGAGTAGATGGTGTCCGCGATACCGTTGCGAAACCAGAGCTTCACTTCCACGCCGCCGCGCGGCGCGCCGTCTGTGCCGACTACCACGCCTGAGGCCGATGCTGTGGGCGAAAATCGTATCTCGACTTGCGGAGAGATATGCTGTTCGTCCACACGGACAGGCGCGCTAACGGCTTGTTCGTGGCCACGCGACGCCACGATCACATAATCGCCATCGGCGCCGAAGGGGAGCGGGCTTAGGAAGAAGTTGCCTTGCACGTCAACCGGCACGTTGTTGATGCCGGTCGTCGTCCAGCGCTGGGGCGAAAAGTGGTAGCGGATCTTCGTGCCGACGTGCACGCCATTGGATGCCGGCGAGCCATTGGCGTTCAGGACGCGACCACGCACGGCGCCGGCCGGTACGATTTCGACGTCCTGTTCGAGCGGACCGTCGCCCGGCGTCACAGTGACCATGCCGTCGGCAAACCAATATCCGACGATGTTTCGCGCGGCGTAATTGACGTAGCCGTCCGCGTAAGCATCGAGACGCACCGCGCCGTCTTCGATGTTTACGCGTTTGTTGATCGGCGCGCCGATCTTCGCATGGTCGCCAATGTTCACTTCCAGCTGACCCGTAGGAGCCAAGGTCGGATCAGGTCCGACGAATCGTAAGACCACGGGGCGCATTTGTGGCACGGGCGGCTTCCCGGTGAGATCAATGGTGAGTTCGGTCACAGGTGTTTCCAGGTTCACTGTGACTGTGCGTTTTGCTGCCGTGACCGAAAGCTGCCCGGGCAGCAGGTTCTTCAGCTCAAAGCGGCCCTCGCCGTCAATAACGTCGACCGGCGACCTGTTCGTGAACAGCAGGCCGTAGGAAAAATCGCTGGCCACCTGAATGCTGGGCTGCTGATTGCTTTCCACAATCGGCCGCCCTGCGTCGTGCCTGAGCGACGCCAGGTCGCCCATGATTCGCCCGCGCACGATGAAATCAGGGCCCACCTCGAAACGCAGATTCTCCGCGCCGGCGTAGATGTGCGGAAAGAGTCGGCGGCCATGTTCTTGAGCTTCGACCAAGAACGCGTATTGGCTGCCGTCGTCCAGGCTGTCGAGCGTGAAACGGCCTGCCTCATCGGTTGTAGCCAGCACGGGCCCGCTATCGCCATTCTTCTCTCCAGCATTTCCCGGACCGACTTGAAGTGCTGAACGCACCGTCGCGCCGGCGATGGTGCGGCCATTCTCGTCGACGACGACACCCACGGTCGGCGTCGCCCGCGACATCTGCACTACTATGTCTTTGTCGGGTTCGAGGGTCAGCTTCTTGCGAGACCACGTTTGATAGCCGGACGCTTTGATGGTTACGTCGACCAAATCGCGCGAGGCGTGTTCAACAGTGATCGTGCCCCCCTCGTCGGACTTGATCGGCGCGTTCATACCCCCTTGCAACTCGGTCAAAAACAACGAGGCTTTGCCATCAGCGACAGGCTGCCCTTGGTCATTCACCAGCTTGAAGCGCGCGGCAAATCCAGGGTCGAGCACGATCTGTATTCCGCTTTTCGCGTCGCCCGGCCGCAACTGCAATGGACCCACAACAGCGGGTGCATAGCCCGGAGCGTGGATCGCCAGCGAAACGACGCCGGGCCGAAACTTTTGGGAAAACGCCGGTGTCGCAAGGTTTAGCGATTTTTGGTCGCTTCCTTGTTCATGGACACTTCGCAAATCCGCGTAAAGCTCCGCCGGAAGCGCGCGGCCGTCGCTGGTCGTAATCGTACCGGACAGCATTGCCTGTTCCGCTCCGGCCGAAATGACGGGACGCACCCGATCGCGCTCAGCGTCCAGCACGGCCAGCCGCTCTCGCGGCGAGAGAATCTCGGCGGCTAGCGCCACGCCGACCTGTGTGCCGCGCCACAGTCCGAGTACCGCAACGAAACTCAAGCACGTGCTGACGAGCAACGCCGTCCAGGAGACGCGCATCTCAGGGCGATAGTTAGCCACGAGCAGGCGCTTGATCCGGTCGGCGACCACACCTCCGCGATGGGCCGGTAGCGCCGCGGCCGCCGCCAAGATCTGCCCGAGATGCTGGCGCTCGGTCCAATCGGCCAAAGTTTGCGCATAGGTCACGGTGCCACCGCTGAGGGCGACGGCGCATCGGTCGCAGCAAGCTTCGCGCTCCTGCCGGATCTGACGGTTGATCCACCACACCGCAGGATTGAAGAACAGCGCCGCTTCGACAAGCATTTGCACGAGGTTCACCAGGTAGTCGTGCCGGCGAATGTGCGCCAATTCGTGCGCCAAGATGGCCTCGGCACTTTCGGTGGGCATACCTAGGATCATCGCAGCAGGCAAAAGAACTACCGGCCGCACGACGCCGAGCACGGCCGGTCCAAATTCGCCGCCATCGATCAAGCGAATCGCGCGGCGAATGCCCAGCCGCTCTCGAAGCGATGCGAGCAACAGGTGCAACCGGCCGTCGATCAGTTCGTTGCCTTGGGTCAGACGTCGCGCGCCGGTCACCAGCCATGCCATCCGCGCCAGCATGAGGAGTACGCCGCTCAGCCAGGTCAGGACACCGGCCGTGTAGAGGCGACGATCGATGGCCGGCGATCGCGGCGGCGCGTCAGCATCGTACGAGAAGTCGCCTGTTGTATCGGCGGCGTTCTCGTCGGGGTTGCCAGGCCGGGCGAGTGATGCCTCGGCCTGGCGACCCTGCGACCTCTTCGTTTCGTTGGTCGCGGTTTCGCGCGGACCGGCGAGCGCCGTCGTTCGATAATCGAGCACGGACCAGGTGACGAGGCAGCCCAAGACCACCGCAGCCAGCGCCGCGAGCGACATTAAGTAGCGTGCCTGAGCATTGCGCGCGGGAACTGCGCGCAGAACGAACCACAGC
This genomic stretch from Pirellulales bacterium harbors:
- a CDS encoding acetylxylan esterase, with translation MLRLMSTIRSFIVASSILSTAVLVMTILAATARADFPDVEQLPERSTLPDPLAMFDGTPVRTAAEWRERRRPELIKLFEWYMYGAAPAAPQVEASTDSVDEVLDGKARMKQVTITFGPSAEKRAGRINLLLFVPAGKKQPAPVFLGLNFRGNHMVLAHPAIHLPRLWMPSGPGMVDNRATEAGRGLEAPHWPLEKVIERGYAVATFYHGDIKLDKPTWDDGTPSLYFQPGQTAPAEHEWGTIAAWAWGLSRAVDYLSTDPDIDARRIAVFGHSRNGKTALLAGALDERIALVIPSQAGCGGTSPSRGTVGESVERINTVFPHWFDGTFKKFNKATSKLPFDQHCLMALVAPRPLLLTNATGDQWANPTGQFEMLKAAEPVFKLLGTEGCGAAEMPPENELVNTHLGYFIRPGKHDMSPVEWAQWLDFADKHLPK
- a CDS encoding IS5 family transposase, which gives rise to MCANYPSDLTDEQWQLIRPLLPKRKKRGRPPIDRRDIIDAILYVVRTGCQWRQLPLDFPKWRTVYTVFWRWRKAGVWQQIHDCLRQRVRRAAGKQSTPTVAIIDSQSVRTAEGGEERGYDAGKKITGRKRHLAVDTLGLLWAVVVHGAYWQDQEGAHFVFACLSQHCQRLKVAFADSAYARDGLPEWVRTTFGWILQTVLRPMHAKGFVVLPKRWIVERTFAWLVRYRRHARDYERNTETSEAMIYIAMISLMSRRLARKKYI
- the rph gene encoding ribonuclease PH, which produces MSARHDGRRPNEIRAPKIKRRYTQAAAGSVLYQAGRTTVLCTASIDEQVPPWMKGQGRGWVTAEYNMLPGSTSPRKRRERDGKIDGRTSEIQRLIGRSMRAIADLGALGERTIALDCDVLEADGGTRTASITGAFIALVDALHTLRDRLDPARPVLTDSVAAVSVGIVDGRALLDLDYVEDVDAEVDMNVVMTGGGRFVELQGTGEEATFSEKELATLVKLARTGIAELHGLQRAALGKQWPLAR
- a CDS encoding lipoate--protein ligase family protein, with the translated sequence MFLLDLTLPTATENVALDEALLEEAEARPGASELLRLWEPPSPLVVIGRSSRPEVEVDLQHCQRLGIPVVRRTSGGAAIITGPGCLMYAVVLSTETRAELKSVDAAHGFVLRRLIEGLKDIAPVAARCGTSDLAMEVASRPAGDAQHTAHAAAKKFSGNSLRVKRRHLLYHGTLLFDFDLELISRCLKHPPREPDYRQGRPHATFVSNLPATRAQLRAALRNAWQATEPFEDWPRDRTTALVSQKYARDEWNRFGQA
- a CDS encoding HEAT repeat domain-containing protein, with the translated sequence MAEPVNSSDSANGSGGPSPPDHGLPPVEPPSARFILQLFVVPAVIVILIVMVWMLFNWLAQMGSDPTKYVAALRSNSKARWQAAASLADILNDKRNVELKRDPRLAQDLASLLTDELKEPNEGEEQEMLEIYLCRALGEFSVPEAVPALLEAAARTRPEDIAVRRAALEGLTVLASHLAIAETPYEAQVDQALASAASDQDAQIRSVAAFALGVLGDKASLEHLRQMLSDTYPDVRYNAATGLARCHDAAGMEVILEMLDPEEQKSLKLESAEESREFKRALIAENGLQAALALFEHLPEADRRKLHEAIERLADKEQPADIRLKATEVLRRLDEGSVKAPAA
- a CDS encoding M56 family metallopeptidase, with the protein product MADLAAGITTLLDWLSGPSWQHLVTALVHSLWQGAAAAVGLWFVLRAVPARNAQARYLMSLAALAAVVLGCLVTWSVLDYRTTALAGPRETATNETKRSQGRQAEASLARPGNPDENAADTTGDFSYDADAPPRSPAIDRRLYTAGVLTWLSGVLLMLARMAWLVTGARRLTQGNELIDGRLHLLLASLRERLGIRRAIRLIDGGEFGPAVLGVVRPVVLLPAAMILGMPTESAEAILAHELAHIRRHDYLVNLVQMLVEAALFFNPAVWWINRQIRQEREACCDRCAVALSGGTVTYAQTLADWTERQHLGQILAAAAALPAHRGGVVADRIKRLLVANYRPEMRVSWTALLVSTCLSFVAVLGLWRGTQVGVALAAEILSPRERLAVLDAERDRVRPVISAGAEQAMLSGTITTSDGRALPAELYADLRSVHEQGSDQKSLNLATPAFSQKFRPGVVSLAIHAPGYAPAVVGPLQLRPGDAKSGIQIVLDPGFAARFKLVNDQGQPVADGKASLFLTELQGGMNAPIKSDEGGTITVEHASRDLVDVTIKASGYQTWSRKKLTLEPDKDIVVQMSRATPTVGVVVDENGRTIAGATVRSALQVGPGNAGEKNGDSGPVLATTDEAGRFTLDSLDDGSQYAFLVEAQEHGRRLFPHIYAGAENLRFEVGPDFIVRGRIMGDLASLRHDAGRPIVESNQQPSIQVASDFSYGLLFTNRSPVDVIDGEGRFELKNLLPGQLSVTAAKRTVTVNLETPVTELTIDLTGKPPVPQMRPVVLRFVGPDPTLAPTGQLEVNIGDHAKIGAPINKRVNIEDGAVRLDAYADGYVNYAARNIVGYWFADGMVTVTPGDGPLEQDVEIVPAGAVRGRVLNANGSPASNGVHVGTKIRYHFSPQRWTTTGINNVPVDVQGNFFLSPLPFGADGDYVIVASRGHEQAVSAPVRVDEQHISPQVEIRFSPTASASGVVVGTDGAPRGGVEVKLWFRNGIADTIYSPGTQTNAEGRFTFEGLSTGVGDYWATLDGASRPPRIEVKLNPGGAPVRLIVPDERAQK